In Chloroflexota bacterium, one DNA window encodes the following:
- a CDS encoding ester cyclase, whose protein sequence is MIEQYKQLSAIVINQIYNQAQFEQIEQIFHPQYVQKPLGYNGFKGVERHVNEVRSAFSDLNLSLIDQIAEADGVVNLVLFNGTHTGQLWKFAPTQRQVSVMLILIHRFVEGKIVEAIFNLDQLGLLQQLKLLPTPIWAKPN, encoded by the coding sequence ATGATCGAGCAATACAAACAATTATCGGCAATCGTCATTAATCAAATCTATAATCAGGCTCAATTTGAGCAGATCGAGCAGATTTTTCACCCGCAATATGTGCAGAAGCCGCTTGGTTATAATGGATTTAAGGGTGTTGAACGGCATGTCAATGAAGTACGCAGCGCATTTAGCGATTTAAATCTAAGCTTAATTGACCAAATCGCTGAGGCTGATGGCGTAGTTAATTTGGTGCTCTTTAATGGTACGCATACCGGTCAACTCTGGAAATTTGCGCCAACCCAGCGCCAAGTCAGCGTTATGTTGATCTTGATTCATCGTTTTGTGGAAGGCAAAATCGTCGAGGCAATCTTCAACCTTGATCAGCTAGGCCTCCTGCAACAACTTAAATTATTGCCAACGCCAATTTGGGCCAAACCTAATTAA
- a CDS encoding TMEM175 family protein, with product MKTQRLEAFSDGVLAIILTIMVLELKIPHGDSWADIQPLVPVLLSYILSFVYIGIYWNNHHHMLHVTNQSNGAILWANLHLLFWLSLVPFTTGWMGENHFATIPTAAYGIVMLGAGVAYWVLQLTIIRSQGANSPLAKLIGRDLKGKLSPLLYAVAIGCAFIHPALAGFFYVAVAIMWLLPDRRIELHLNELED from the coding sequence ATGAAAACACAGCGGTTAGAGGCGTTTAGTGATGGGGTGCTCGCGATTATTTTGACGATTATGGTATTGGAGTTGAAAATTCCCCATGGGGATAGCTGGGCTGATATTCAGCCATTAGTGCCAGTCTTGCTATCGTATATTTTGAGTTTTGTCTATATTGGGATCTATTGGAACAATCATCATCATATGTTGCATGTGACCAACCAGTCTAATGGGGCGATACTTTGGGCTAATTTGCACTTGTTGTTTTGGCTCTCACTTGTGCCATTTACGACTGGCTGGATGGGCGAAAACCACTTTGCCACGATTCCTACCGCCGCCTATGGGATTGTGATGTTGGGTGCAGGGGTTGCCTATTGGGTCCTACAACTCACGATTATTCGTAGTCAAGGCGCAAATTCTCCGTTGGCGAAATTGATTGGGCGTGATCTTAAAGGTAAACTCTCGCCCTTGCTCTACGCTGTAGCAATTGGTTGTGCCTTTATTCATCCAGCCTTGGCGGGCTTTTTCTATGTGGCGGTCGCAATTATGTGGCTCTTGCCTGATCGCCGAATCGAATTGCATCTGAATGAGCTTGAAGATTAA
- a CDS encoding ABC transporter substrate-binding protein — protein MRRLSYLSVLMLVLLAACSTSQATPTPAPKDSVKLQLNWVFDYSSSGFFAAEKNGRFGEQNLNVELIAGGFDANGYIDGTEKVSSGAADFGVASADSVIQARANGKPVVGIAVLTQNSPLAILSLPGANIRTPQDLVGKKVLASEGGATQLYNTLLSAQGIDLESAKPLPRFDSGIDQLIDGEIDALVAWNINEAIELSERGYPPSIMLMSDYGINSYELVLITTEKMATENPDLVTRFLKATFKGWNDVIANPSQAVDYVVTYDVKLNRDAQLRRLTEMLKLIKPANTKIGDMRPDLWSFTHQMLQTQGALKEPIELGRAYSTLFLDVIPDR, from the coding sequence ATGCGCCGGTTAAGCTATCTCAGTGTGCTCATGCTGGTGCTATTGGCTGCTTGTAGCACGAGCCAAGCAACCCCCACCCCTGCCCCTAAGGATTCGGTCAAGCTTCAGTTGAACTGGGTTTTTGATTATTCGTCGTCGGGCTTTTTTGCTGCTGAAAAGAATGGCCGCTTTGGCGAGCAGAATTTGAATGTCGAGTTGATTGCAGGCGGTTTCGATGCCAACGGCTATATTGATGGGACTGAAAAAGTCAGTAGCGGAGCCGCCGATTTTGGAGTAGCTAGCGCCGATAGTGTGATTCAAGCTCGCGCCAATGGTAAGCCCGTAGTTGGGATCGCCGTGCTAACCCAAAATAGCCCATTGGCGATTCTTTCGTTACCTGGCGCTAATATTCGCACGCCGCAAGATTTGGTTGGTAAAAAAGTGCTGGCCTCGGAAGGCGGGGCTACCCAGCTTTACAATACACTGCTTTCGGCTCAAGGTATCGATTTGGAAAGCGCTAAGCCTTTACCGCGCTTTGATTCAGGCATCGATCAGTTGATTGATGGCGAGATTGATGCGTTGGTGGCTTGGAATATCAACGAAGCGATTGAACTAAGTGAGCGGGGTTACCCACCTTCAATTATGTTGATGAGTGATTACGGCATCAATAGCTATGAATTGGTGCTGATTACTACCGAAAAAATGGCGACTGAAAACCCCGATTTGGTCACGCGTTTCCTCAAAGCTACCTTCAAAGGCTGGAATGACGTAATTGCTAACCCAAGCCAAGCGGTTGATTATGTGGTGACCTACGATGTTAAGCTCAATCGCGATGCCCAACTGCGGCGCTTAACTGAAATGCTCAAGTTGATCAAGCCTGCAAACACCAAAATTGGCGATATGCGACCCGATCTTTGGTCGTTTACTCACCAAATGTTGCAAACCCAGGGCGCACTCAAAGAGCCAATTGAGTTGGGTCGGGCCTATTCAACCTTGTTCTTAGATGTTATTCCTGACCGCTAG
- a CDS encoding SDR family oxidoreductase, whose translation MAHAQTILVTGSSSGLGRAIVETLAEHGHTVFASMRGIAGKNAQAAQELRDFASQHGLNIEPIELDVVNQASVDQAIATIQAKAGRLDCLINNAGAGLAGLTEACSIEQVQQLFDINVFGALRVTKAVLPLMRQQQAGLLITISSTSTQIVVPFLAAYGASKAAEEIMAQSMFYELTSLGIDSVILQLGGYATKFGTNIQVAADQSLNAAYGLAGQFAQGISTGIVAGLEYADNPVDVGNKINEILAMPSEQRPRKYSMGGGSQGLNELNQQLEPLQASLISLMQMEPLLLRSQTAS comes from the coding sequence ATGGCACACGCTCAAACAATTTTGGTAACTGGAAGCAGCAGCGGTTTGGGTCGGGCAATCGTCGAAACTTTGGCCGAGCATGGCCACACGGTATTTGCCTCAATGCGCGGGATTGCTGGCAAAAATGCCCAAGCCGCCCAAGAATTACGCGATTTTGCCAGCCAACATGGATTAAACATCGAGCCAATCGAGCTTGATGTAGTCAATCAAGCCTCAGTCGATCAGGCAATTGCCACCATTCAAGCCAAAGCAGGCCGCCTCGATTGTTTGATCAATAACGCGGGCGCTGGCTTGGCGGGCTTAACTGAGGCCTGTAGCATCGAGCAAGTTCAGCAATTGTTTGATATCAATGTGTTTGGGGCATTGCGGGTTACCAAAGCTGTTTTGCCATTAATGCGCCAACAGCAAGCAGGCCTGTTGATCACGATTTCTAGTACCAGTACCCAAATCGTTGTGCCGTTTTTGGCCGCCTATGGAGCCAGCAAAGCTGCCGAAGAAATTATGGCCCAAAGCATGTTTTACGAATTGACCTCGCTGGGGATCGATAGCGTAATTTTGCAACTGGGTGGCTATGCAACCAAGTTTGGCACAAATATTCAGGTTGCCGCCGACCAAAGCCTGAATGCCGCCTATGGCTTGGCTGGTCAATTTGCTCAAGGCATCAGCACCGGCATTGTGGCTGGGCTTGAGTATGCTGATAATCCAGTTGACGTTGGCAATAAAATCAATGAAATTTTGGCAATGCCCAGCGAGCAACGCCCACGCAAATATAGCATGGGCGGTGGTTCGCAAGGCCTGAATGAACTCAACCAACAGCTTGAGCCATTGCAAGCAAGCTTAATTAGCTTGATGCAAATGGAGCCATTGTTGTTGCGCAGCCAAACTGCCAGCTAG